From a single Lolium rigidum isolate FL_2022 chromosome 7, APGP_CSIRO_Lrig_0.1, whole genome shotgun sequence genomic region:
- the LOC124671447 gene encoding LOW QUALITY PROTEIN: uncharacterized protein LOC124671447 (The sequence of the model RefSeq protein was modified relative to this genomic sequence to represent the inferred CDS: inserted 1 base in 1 codon; substituted 1 base at 1 genomic stop codon), whose amino-acid sequence MNGGGEDLHSAAEAEEESQRRRKSVLSYWDAVVKDDRKLCKFDLGSLERKMFSWSVQDIFNRDLLRKQVKSIPDTFMSLHTYLDSFKYPLIEEMHADLFSSLDCYAQANFIQIIWLEKLDDEKSIFCFEVSKPSKDQKSREVYDPKEGDIIVVSLQKPHHVSDLKQNKATYVLGSVLKCEDNEDGDFPPNCCIVRFSSAIPVEVDPETKIPMEPSFAVCLINMKTYTRIWXLPSYGNRXSEKED is encoded by the exons ATGAATGGCGGTGGCGAGGACCTCCATAGTGCagcagaggcggaggaggagtcgCAAAGGAGGAGGAAGTCCGTGCTCAGCTACTGGGATGCCGTGGTGAAAGATGACCGGAAGCTCTGCAAGTTCGATCTCGGCTCCCTGGAGAGAAAAATGTTCTCTTGGTCCGTCCAGGATATCTTCAACAGGGACCTCCTCAGGAAGCAG GTCAAGAGCATACCGGATACCTTCATGTCATTGCACACTTATCTGGACTCGTTCAAATACCCTCTAATTGAAGAAATGCATGCTGATCTCTTCTCGTCATTGGACTGTTATGCTCAGGCAAACTTCATACAAATAATCTGGTTGGAGAAGCTTGATGATGAGAAATCAATATTCTGTTTTGAGGTTTCCAAGCCATCAAAGGATCAGAAGTCGAGAGAGGTATATGATCCCAAAGAGGGGGACATAATAGTTGTGTCCTTGCAAAAACCGCATCATGTGTCTGATTTGAAACAAAATAAGGCAACATATGTGTTAGGTTCAGTTCTGAAATGTGAAGAcaacgaagatggagatttcccaCCCAATTGCTGTATTGTTCGTTTTTCATCTGCTATTCCTGTTGAAGTGGATCCAGAAACAAAAATACCTATGGAGCCATCATttgctgtgtgtctcataaatatGAAGACATACACCCGTATAT GATTGCCTTCATATGGAAATAGGTGATCCGAAAAGGAGGACTAG
- the LOC124671448 gene encoding helicase sen1-like — protein sequence MVDNSSCSKISQYSAHRSIDGLGLEKFNLNDSQLNAVADCFSAMENHSPSLKLIWGPPGTGKTKTISTILWAMLIKDFRILTCAPTNTAVLEVASRIVRLVGESSDGSGCFLNDIVLFGNKDRMKIDDSHDLSVVFLDSRAKRLLPCYVPITGWRHCLCSLIDLLENPVTKYKLHIEYILEAIKAMEEEIPKEDMDKLLLHQEGNSLPLHSDLCSKPISKDHLIALLLVFRKPIHNEAWYDSEAINKAFGVLPFKDYLKGSYNILSENLGNCIEVLYSDHPRNPETGQSFRCMLEVHELIEILHALVNWYTDNDDIWPDEVLEGKIEEDCNPVSWPEQLACLRTNTCSKSKFKLARSLCVQELRYLRKNLEVPVFYSARSVQLYLLQRAKCILCTVSSSFRLYNVPMDNSDSDITGLMKPENFNPVELLIVDEAAQLKECETLIPLQLPGIRQAVFIGDEYQLPALVKSKISDNAKFGRSVFERLSMLGYGKHLLNVQYRMHPKISRFPVVTFYDGKIFDGPNVTNKSYEKRFLASDVFGSYSFINVDGGHETTEKHGRSLKNTIEAAAVSRIVQRLFKESFSTGIKISVGVVSPYNAQVRAINEKLGKSYNKHEGFSVKVKSVDGFQGAEEDIIIISTVRSNKAGSVGFLTNMQRTNVALTRAKHCLWIVGNGMTLSNSKSVWQKIVKDAQDRGCYFDASEDKDLSNAVIRAVIELDDAENLVKMDSLHISRPRIQVFPKDFAKALSYGHITLASVS from the exons ATGGTTGACAACTCGTCATGTTCCAAAATATCTCAGTATTCTGCTCATAGATCAATTGATGGTCTTGGCCTTGAGAAGTTCAACTTAAATGATTCACAGCTGAATGCAGTAGCAGACTGTTTCTCAGCAATGGAGAACCACTCACCTTCCCTAAAACTCATATGGGGACCCCCTGGGACAGGTAAAACAAAAACCATTAGCACTATCCTGTGGGCAATGCTCATCAAGGACTTCAGGATACTTACCTGTGCACCAACCAATACTGCTGTGCTGGAAGTTGCATCTCGGATTGTCAGGCTTGTTGGAGAGTCTTCAGATGGCAGCGGCTGCTTTCTGAACGATATTGTCCTGTTTGGGAACAAAGATAGGATGAAGATAGATGATAGTCATGATCTTTCTGTGGTATTCCTTGACTCGCGTGCAAAGCGGTTGTTGCCATGTTACGTCCCAATCACTGGTTGGAGGCATTGCTTGTGCTCACTGATCGATCTTCTAGAGAATCCCGTGACCAAGTACAAGCTGCACATTGAGTATATTCTTGaggcaatcaaggccatggaggaggagatTCCTAAGGAGGATATGGACAAACTCCTCCTGCACCAGGAGGGCAATTCATTGCCCCTACATTCTGATTTATGTTCCAAACCCATCTCCAAAGATCATCTTATCGCACTTCTCTTGGTGTTCCGCAAGCCAATCCATAATGAAGCATGGTATGACTCTGAAGCTATAAACAAAGCATTCGGAGTACTACCATTCAAGGATTATTTGAAAGGTAGTTACAACATACTTTCAGAGAATTTGGGCAATTGCATTGAGGTACTGTACAGCGATCACCCAAGAAATCCAGAAACAGGACAGAGTTTTCGGTGTATGCTGGAAGTGCATGAATTGATTGAAATTCTCCATGCATTGGTAAATTGGTATACGGATAATGATGATATATGGCCAGATGAAGTTCTTGAGGGAAAGATAGAAGAGGACTGTAATCCTGTTTCCTGGCCTGAGCAGTTAGCATGTCTGCGGACTAACACATGCAGTAAATCTAAGTTCAAGCTGGCCAGATCCCTGTGTGTGCAAGAATTACGATATCTTCGCAAAAACTTGGAGGTTCCAGTTTTTTACAGCGCGAGGTCTGTCCAACTGTATCTGTTGCAGCGAGCAAAATGTATTCTCTGTACAGTTTCTAGCTCATTCAGGTTGTACAATGTGCCCATGGACAATTCTGATTCTGATATAACTGGATTGATGAAGCCTGAAAATTTCAATCCTGTGGAGTTGCtgattgttgacgaggctgcacaGCTCAAAGAGTGCGAGACCTTAATTCCCTTGCAGCTGCCTGGCATAAGGCAAGCTGTTTTCATTGGAGACGAATATCAGTTACCTGCTCTGGTGAAAAGTAAA ATATCTGACAATGCTAAGTTTGGGCGAAGTGTTTTTGAGAGGTTAAGTATGCTCGGCTATGGTAAGCACCTTCTGAATGTGCAATACAGGATGCACCCAAAAATAAGCAGGTTTCCAGTTGTTACATTTTACGATGGCAAGATATTTGACGGTCCCAATGTCACTAATAAAAGTTATGAAAAGAGGTTTTTAGCAAGTGATGTTTTTGGGTCGTACTCGTTCATAAATGTAGATGGAGGACATGAAACAACTGAGAAGCACGGTCGTAGCCTGAAAAACACAATTGAAGCTGCTGCAGTTTCGCGGATAGTGCAGAGGTTGTTCAAAG AGTCATTCTCTACAGGAATCAAGATCTCTGTTGGTGTTGTGTCCCCATATAATGCTCAAGTTAGAGCAATCAATGAAAAACTCGGAAAATCCTACAATAAGCATGAAGGTTTCTCTGTGAAAGTGAAATCTGTGGATGGTTTCCAAGGTGCAGAGGAAGATATCATTATCATATCAACAGTGAGGAGCAACAAGGCTGGTTCTGTTGGATTTCTTACAAACATGCAGAGGACCAATGTTGCTCTGACAAGGGCTAA GCACTGTTTATGGATAGTAGGAAATGGGATGACTTTGTCCAACAGCAAATCTGTTTGGCAGAAGATAGTCAAAGATGCGCAAGATCGAGGATGCTATTTTGACGCCAGTGAAGACAAAGATCTGTCAAATGCGGTAATCAGGGCCGTGATTGAGCTTGACGATGCTGAGAATTTGGTGAAGATGGACTCGCTGCATATAAGCAGGCCAAGGATTCAGGTATTTCCAAAGGACTTCGCAAAAGCGCTGTCATATGGTCATATCACCCTAGCAAGTGTGAGCTAA
- the LOC124669453 gene encoding uncharacterized protein LOC124669453, giving the protein MVGSQEIQRRQGFVPAAAGTDGLGRVGSQEIQRRQGFVPAAAGTDGLGRVGSHGGAPQPVTDNGSEPHPGTDGEGGKQPQCKNKNGNRRKKLTESTLGPTIIKVKPLFCP; this is encoded by the exons ATGGTGGGAAGCCAAGAGATCCAGCGACGGCAAGGGTTTGTTCCAGCGGCGGCTGGCACGGACGGCTTGGGGAGGGTGGGCAGCCAAGAGATCCAGCGACGGCAAGGGTTTGTTCCAGCGGCGGCTGGCACGGACGGCTTGGGGAGGGTGGGCAGCCATGGCGGTGCACCACAACCTGTCACAGACAACGGAAGCGAACCACATCCTGGTACGGATGGCGAAGGGGGAAAACAACCGCAGTGCAAGAACAAGAATGGAAATCGTCGCAAGAAGCTCACCGAGAGCACCCTCGGCCCCACCATCATCAAG GTAAAGCCACTCTTTTGCCCGTGA